One window from the genome of Rariglobus hedericola encodes:
- a CDS encoding FAD-binding oxidoreductase gives MSPGNPELVNALVQVLGSENVLTALEDILPYGFDGTATFKQRPVAVVFAHDAAQVSAVIKLARTHRAPVVTRGSGTGLSGGSVPVPGAVVLCLVKMDRILEVDPANLTLRAEAGAITQKIFDAADATGLFYPPDPGSMKISTIGGNVAENSGGLRGLKYGVTRDYVMGLEVVLADGSICWLGSKCVKDVAGYNLRDLFIGSEGTLGVVTQVLLKLLPKPAARQTLLATYARMDSAAETVSAIIAAKIIPCTLEFLDRKTIQCVEDFAKVGLPRDAEAILLIETDGHPAAVADEAAKIEELCRAHGATSVRRAATAAEAAQLATARRSAFSALARLRPTTILEDVTVPRSELAGMIREVEAIATRHQLNIATFGHFGDGNLHPTILTDERDTAEMHRVELAFADIVQATLARGGTITGEHGVGLAKKPFLKSQLGDASYELLRLVKRSLDPDGLLNPGKIFDQS, from the coding sequence ATGTCTCCAGGAAACCCTGAATTGGTAAACGCTTTGGTGCAGGTGCTCGGTTCCGAGAATGTGCTCACAGCCCTGGAGGATATTTTACCCTATGGGTTTGATGGGACGGCAACATTTAAGCAGCGGCCCGTCGCTGTCGTGTTTGCGCACGATGCCGCGCAGGTTTCCGCCGTCATCAAACTCGCGCGGACTCATCGTGCGCCGGTGGTGACGCGAGGCAGCGGCACCGGGCTTTCCGGTGGCAGTGTGCCGGTTCCGGGGGCGGTGGTGTTGTGTCTGGTGAAGATGGACCGCATCCTCGAAGTGGATCCGGCCAATCTCACGCTGCGCGCCGAGGCGGGGGCGATTACTCAAAAGATCTTTGATGCAGCCGATGCCACGGGGCTTTTTTATCCGCCCGATCCCGGTTCGATGAAAATCAGCACCATCGGCGGTAATGTTGCGGAAAACTCCGGCGGTCTGCGCGGGCTCAAATATGGAGTCACCCGCGATTATGTCATGGGACTCGAGGTTGTTCTGGCCGACGGTTCCATCTGCTGGCTCGGAAGCAAGTGCGTGAAGGATGTCGCCGGCTACAACCTTCGTGACTTGTTCATCGGCAGCGAAGGCACGTTGGGCGTGGTGACGCAGGTGCTTTTGAAGCTGCTGCCTAAGCCGGCGGCGCGGCAGACGTTGCTGGCGACCTATGCACGCATGGACTCGGCGGCGGAGACAGTGTCGGCGATCATCGCTGCGAAGATCATTCCGTGCACGCTGGAGTTTCTTGATCGCAAGACTATCCAGTGCGTTGAGGACTTTGCGAAGGTCGGTCTGCCGCGCGATGCCGAGGCGATTCTTCTCATCGAAACGGACGGACACCCTGCGGCCGTTGCCGACGAGGCGGCCAAGATCGAGGAGCTTTGCCGAGCCCACGGCGCGACCTCGGTGCGTCGTGCCGCCACGGCGGCCGAGGCGGCGCAACTGGCTACGGCGCGCCGGAGTGCGTTCAGTGCCTTGGCCCGGTTGCGCCCGACGACGATCCTTGAGGATGTCACGGTTCCGCGCAGCGAACTCGCCGGCATGATTCGTGAGGTCGAGGCCATCGCGACGCGACATCAGCTGAACATCGCCACCTTCGGTCATTTTGGTGACGGTAATCTGCATCCGACCATTCTCACCGACGAACGCGATACGGCCGAGATGCACCGCGTGGAGCTGGCGTTTGCCGACATCGTTCAGGCGACGCTTGCCCGCGGCGGCACGATCACTGGCGAACATGGCGTAGGCCTGGCCAAGAAACCGTTTCTCAAGAGTCAGCTGGGCGATGCCTCTTACGAGTTGTTGCGGTTGGTAAAGCGCTCGCTTGATCCCGACGGATTGCTGAACCCAGGCAAAATTTTCGACCAGTCATGA
- a CDS encoding (Fe-S)-binding protein has product MKTLAEMDYSVLQQCMHCGICLPTCPTYLETKEERNSPRGRIALMRAVADEELDITKAFGDEMYYCLGCLACTTACPAGVNYAELFETARADVEKKGVLASPKRDAIRWFALRLIFTRPRLLRAMGRMLWLWQASGAQMAFRKLKLTRLLPANLRQLEPQAPTVLAKFSHQLIKPVEKPASVKRRVAVLTGCVQDLVFADVNRATVDVLLANGCEVHTPPVQPCCGSLHAHNGDTDTAGELARRQLDLFDPFVFDAIISNAGGCGSHLRHYDHLLAEDPVYAARAAEWSRKLKDISEYLVEIGFRKPTGAATASTEVTYHESCHLCHGQKVSKQPREILNAIPGVKLSECAEATMCCGSAGIYNITQPETSGWLQERKLGHLRATGAEVVATANPGCHLQIANGFAQSGEKTTVVHPVVLLAQAYRNETGAAR; this is encoded by the coding sequence ATGAAGACCCTCGCCGAAATGGATTACTCGGTGCTGCAGCAATGCATGCACTGCGGCATATGTCTGCCGACTTGTCCGACCTACCTTGAGACGAAAGAAGAGCGCAATTCACCGCGCGGCCGTATCGCTCTGATGCGCGCTGTCGCGGACGAGGAGCTGGACATCACCAAGGCGTTTGGCGACGAGATGTATTATTGCCTGGGTTGTCTGGCGTGCACGACCGCGTGTCCGGCGGGAGTGAATTATGCGGAGCTGTTTGAAACGGCCCGTGCCGATGTCGAAAAGAAGGGCGTGCTGGCTTCGCCCAAACGCGATGCGATCCGCTGGTTTGCGTTGAGATTGATTTTCACGCGTCCGCGGTTGCTGCGTGCGATGGGACGGATGCTTTGGCTTTGGCAGGCCAGCGGCGCGCAAATGGCATTTAGAAAACTCAAACTTACGCGGTTGCTGCCGGCGAATTTGCGTCAGCTTGAACCGCAGGCGCCGACGGTTCTGGCGAAGTTTTCGCATCAGCTCATCAAGCCCGTGGAGAAACCGGCGTCGGTGAAACGCCGCGTGGCCGTGCTGACCGGTTGCGTGCAGGATCTGGTGTTCGCTGATGTGAACCGCGCGACCGTGGACGTGTTGCTGGCCAATGGCTGCGAGGTGCACACGCCTCCGGTGCAGCCCTGCTGTGGTTCATTGCATGCACACAATGGCGACACGGATACGGCAGGGGAGTTGGCGCGGCGTCAGTTGGACCTGTTCGATCCATTTGTTTTTGACGCGATCATTTCAAATGCGGGTGGCTGCGGGTCACATCTACGGCATTACGATCACTTGCTGGCCGAAGATCCGGTGTATGCCGCGCGTGCGGCGGAGTGGTCGCGGAAACTTAAAGATATCTCCGAGTATCTGGTCGAAATCGGATTCCGTAAGCCGACCGGTGCGGCCACTGCATCAACCGAGGTGACCTATCACGAGTCCTGCCATCTGTGCCACGGGCAGAAGGTGAGCAAGCAACCGCGAGAGATTTTGAACGCCATTCCCGGTGTCAAATTGAGCGAGTGTGCCGAGGCAACGATGTGCTGCGGTAGCGCGGGCATCTATAACATCACCCAGCCCGAAACCTCCGGCTGGCTGCAAGAGCGCAAGCTCGGCCATCTACGTGCAACGGGGGCCGAAGTGGTCGCGACGGCGAATCCGGGGTGTCACTTGCAGATCGCCAACGGGTTTGCGCAGAGCGGTGAAAAAACAACCGTGGTTCATCCGGTCGTGCTGCTGGCCCAGGCCTATCGAAACGAAACCGGCGCAGCCCGCTGA
- a CDS encoding inositol monophosphatase family protein, translating into MSSVELLARIEAGKAAVLAQTEFMHREFGRVKSEWKYDGTRVTAADIAISENIFKELGAQFPDDHYFSEELAETDVPAPLTQRFAWVLDPIDGTNNYATGIPYCAISLALLENGTPVYGVVYDLARRVLIHGGPGFGLWDGEREAHVKTSPPDAQSMLGFHSPHDKGFSHHATALVENFKLRGLGSSTLHLAYVAVGLLDATVDHNVRIWDIAAAVPLVWAGGGQVQFLNGEQFPMKVFNLKMDRIQFVAGNASACATLRTLLKV; encoded by the coding sequence ATGTCATCTGTTGAACTCCTCGCCCGTATCGAAGCAGGTAAAGCCGCCGTCCTCGCGCAGACGGAATTCATGCACCGCGAGTTCGGCCGTGTTAAAAGCGAATGGAAATACGACGGCACGCGCGTGACCGCCGCCGACATCGCGATTTCCGAAAACATTTTTAAAGAGCTCGGTGCGCAGTTTCCCGACGATCATTATTTCAGTGAGGAGTTGGCGGAGACCGACGTGCCCGCGCCGCTCACTCAGCGTTTCGCCTGGGTGCTTGATCCGATCGACGGCACCAACAACTACGCGACCGGCATTCCTTACTGCGCGATTTCCCTGGCTCTGCTGGAGAATGGCACGCCGGTTTATGGTGTCGTTTATGATCTAGCCCGCCGCGTGCTGATTCATGGCGGACCCGGTTTTGGTTTGTGGGATGGAGAGCGCGAGGCGCACGTGAAGACCTCGCCTCCGGACGCGCAGAGCATGCTTGGGTTCCACAGTCCCCATGACAAAGGGTTCTCGCACCATGCGACCGCTCTGGTGGAAAATTTTAAACTACGCGGACTGGGCAGCAGCACGCTGCATCTGGCGTATGTCGCGGTCGGATTACTCGACGCGACGGTCGATCACAATGTGCGCATCTGGGATATCGCCGCAGCTGTGCCGCTCGTGTGGGCCGGTGGCGGCCAGGTTCAATTTCTAAACGGCGAACAATTCCCCATGAAAGTCTTCAACTTGAAGATGGACCGTATTCAGTTTGTCGCGGGCAATGCGTCGGCCTGCGCAACGCTGAGAACCTTGCTCAAGGTTTAA
- a CDS encoding MBL fold metallo-hydrolase has product MKLIDLNPQGGIGANSIYLQIGDVNILIDSGLNPKQAGRLAMPDFSLIKDISLDLIIITHCHLDHIGSLPVIMRQHPNAKVVMTHSSKMILDRMLHNSANVMLRQKEENNIPDYPLFTHEEVDRCVPRFTGMEFLQPQKFKGKTDEVEIMMHHAGHVAGACAVELHHKDRHIFVTGDVLFENQRTLRGAQFPSGHFDTVIMETTRGTTERQVGKERVNEVSRLIASINDTINRGGSFLLPVFALGRMQEILSIIHDARKFGRLVKCPIYAAGMGMALADYFDEISRKYQHVQFNRNIIKELNIQPTARKLDAGKDLKQNALYIISSGMLVERTPSYTLASGLIGSDKNTIGFVGYCDPDTPGGQLLQAKQGEDFTFATANVTTKLQARVERFELSGHADREELAEFAIQTQARSVVLTHGDQAARDWFTKELESKMPGSKIIDPVPLKTYEL; this is encoded by the coding sequence ATGAAGTTAATTGATTTGAATCCCCAAGGAGGGATCGGTGCCAACTCTATCTACCTGCAGATTGGTGATGTAAATATCCTCATCGACTCCGGGTTGAACCCCAAGCAAGCGGGTCGGCTGGCCATGCCTGATTTTTCCTTAATCAAGGATATCAGCCTCGATCTCATCATCATCACCCACTGTCACTTGGATCATATCGGCAGCTTGCCGGTGATCATGCGTCAGCACCCGAATGCCAAGGTCGTCATGACCCATTCGAGCAAGATGATCCTGGATCGCATGCTCCATAACTCGGCCAACGTCATGTTGCGCCAGAAGGAGGAGAACAACATCCCCGATTACCCGCTCTTCACCCACGAAGAAGTGGACCGCTGCGTGCCGCGTTTCACCGGCATGGAGTTCCTCCAGCCCCAAAAGTTCAAGGGCAAGACCGATGAGGTCGAGATCATGATGCACCACGCCGGCCACGTTGCCGGTGCCTGCGCCGTCGAGCTCCACCACAAGGACCGCCACATCTTCGTGACTGGCGACGTGCTGTTCGAGAACCAGCGCACCCTCCGCGGCGCGCAGTTCCCCTCCGGCCACTTCGACACCGTCATCATGGAGACGACCCGTGGCACCACCGAGCGCCAGGTCGGCAAGGAGCGCGTCAATGAAGTCTCCCGCCTGATCGCTTCGATCAACGACACGATCAACCGCGGCGGTTCGTTCCTCCTTCCCGTGTTCGCCCTCGGCCGCATGCAGGAAATCCTCTCGATCATCCACGACGCCCGTAAATTCGGCCGCCTCGTGAAATGCCCGATCTACGCCGCCGGTATGGGCATGGCACTGGCCGACTACTTCGACGAAATCTCGCGCAAGTATCAGCACGTCCAGTTCAACCGTAACATCATCAAAGAGCTCAATATCCAGCCCACCGCGCGCAAGCTCGATGCCGGCAAGGATCTCAAGCAAAACGCTCTCTACATCATCAGCTCCGGCATGCTGGTCGAGCGCACGCCCAGCTACACGCTCGCTTCCGGCCTGATCGGCAGCGACAAAAACACCATCGGCTTCGTCGGCTACTGCGATCCCGATACACCCGGCGGCCAGCTCCTTCAGGCGAAGCAGGGTGAAGACTTCACCTTCGCCACGGCCAACGTCACCACGAAGCTCCAGGCTCGCGTCGAGCGCTTCGAGTTGAGCGGCCACGCCGACCGCGAAGAGCTCGCCGAGTTCGCCATCCAGACGCAGGCCCGCAGCGTGGTCCTGACCCATGGCGACCAGGCCGCGCGCGACTGGTTCACCAAGGAACTCGAGTCCAAGATGCCCGGCAGCAAGATCATCGATCCGGTCCCCTTGAAGACCTACGAGCTCTGA
- a CDS encoding Co(2+)/Mg(2+) efflux protein ApaG, producing MSASLALPGLTARLDKLVYHHGGKSLPPDKPHAFVYFITIHNGSDHTVTLLGRKWVVSHADGSQLVIEGDKIVGETPRLSPGEQFSYNSYHVTACPARSHGSFHGVDDLGRHIHVVLPAFEMAIPDGSGGKDSCDI from the coding sequence GTGTCCGCTTCCCTCGCCCTTCCCGGCCTCACCGCCCGCCTCGACAAGCTCGTGTATCACCACGGGGGCAAGAGCCTGCCGCCGGACAAACCGCATGCGTTCGTGTATTTCATCACGATTCACAACGGCTCCGATCACACGGTGACCTTGCTGGGCCGCAAATGGGTGGTTTCGCATGCTGATGGCAGCCAGCTCGTGATCGAGGGCGACAAAATCGTCGGTGAAACCCCACGGCTGTCCCCGGGTGAACAATTTTCTTACAACAGCTATCATGTCACGGCCTGCCCTGCCCGCTCACACGGCAGTTTTCACGGCGTGGATGATCTTGGTCGGCACATCCATGTGGTGTTGCCGGCCTTCGAAATGGCCATCCCCGACGGTTCGGGCGGCAAAGACTCGTGCGACATTTAA
- the purH gene encoding bifunctional phosphoribosylaminoimidazolecarboxamide formyltransferase/IMP cyclohydrolase produces the protein MEKLALLSVSDKTGLVDFATALVKQHGYKLLSTGGTAKLLAEKGLPVTEVSQHTGFPEMMEGRVKTLHPKIHGGLLARRDKADHQAAAKAHGIDMIDLVVVNLYPFEQTVAKKDVHFEEAIENIDIGGPSMLRSAAKNHESVTVVVDHNDYAAVLAAFADPASLSALRRKLALKVFQRTGAYDTAIAKYLESQADEPNLDALSGLPATLTLSYKKAQSLRYGENPHQQAALYGTFHDHFEQLQGKELSYNNILDITSATYLIGEFEKPTLAILKHTNPCGVACADDLDTAWEKAYSTDRQAPFGGIIVVNRTLEASLATKIADIFTEVIIAPSFSPEALAIFAKKKNLRLMIAKEGLGADSLQDIRSVVGGLLVQDRNKLLGNPRDFKVVTKRQPTAEEWDTMMFGWRVCKHVKSNAIVYVKNEQTLGVGAGQMARVDSSRIAIWKAGEAKLDLSGSVVVSEALFPFADGLIAAADAGATAAIQPGGSVRDEEVIKAADERGMAMVFTSIRHFKH, from the coding sequence ATGGAAAAACTGGCCCTTCTTTCGGTGAGCGACAAAACCGGTCTGGTCGACTTCGCGACCGCCCTCGTCAAGCAACACGGCTACAAGCTGCTTTCCACCGGCGGCACCGCCAAACTGCTCGCTGAAAAAGGCCTTCCGGTCACCGAGGTGAGCCAGCACACCGGTTTTCCCGAGATGATGGAAGGCCGCGTGAAAACCCTGCACCCGAAAATCCACGGCGGTTTGCTGGCCCGTCGCGACAAGGCCGACCACCAGGCGGCCGCCAAGGCCCACGGCATCGACATGATCGATCTCGTTGTGGTGAACCTGTATCCGTTTGAGCAGACCGTCGCCAAGAAGGACGTCCACTTCGAGGAAGCCATCGAGAATATCGACATCGGCGGTCCTTCGATGCTGCGCAGCGCCGCTAAAAACCACGAGAGCGTCACCGTCGTCGTGGATCACAACGACTACGCTGCCGTGCTCGCCGCGTTCGCCGATCCGGCCTCGCTCTCCGCCCTTCGTCGCAAGCTCGCCCTCAAGGTTTTCCAGCGCACCGGCGCCTACGACACCGCGATAGCCAAGTATCTCGAATCCCAGGCCGATGAGCCGAACCTCGATGCATTGAGCGGTTTGCCCGCCACGCTCACGCTCTCCTACAAGAAGGCCCAGTCGCTGCGTTACGGTGAGAATCCCCACCAGCAAGCCGCGCTTTACGGCACTTTTCATGACCATTTCGAGCAGCTCCAGGGCAAGGAGCTTTCGTATAACAACATTCTCGATATCACGTCCGCCACCTATCTGATTGGCGAGTTTGAGAAGCCCACGCTGGCCATCCTCAAGCACACCAATCCGTGCGGCGTCGCCTGTGCTGATGATTTGGATACGGCTTGGGAAAAGGCTTATTCCACGGACCGCCAGGCGCCGTTCGGCGGCATCATCGTCGTCAACCGCACGCTTGAGGCTTCGCTCGCAACCAAGATCGCCGATATCTTCACCGAGGTCATCATCGCCCCCAGCTTCAGTCCCGAAGCCCTCGCGATTTTCGCCAAGAAGAAAAATCTGCGTCTGATGATCGCCAAAGAAGGTCTCGGTGCCGATTCCTTGCAGGACATCCGCTCGGTCGTTGGCGGCCTGCTGGTGCAGGATCGCAACAAGCTCCTCGGCAATCCGCGCGACTTCAAAGTCGTCACGAAGCGTCAGCCCACGGCGGAAGAGTGGGACACCATGATGTTCGGCTGGCGCGTGTGCAAACACGTCAAATCGAACGCCATCGTCTATGTGAAAAACGAGCAGACGCTCGGTGTCGGCGCCGGCCAGATGGCCCGCGTGGACAGCTCGCGCATCGCCATCTGGAAAGCCGGTGAGGCCAAGCTCGATCTCTCGGGTTCTGTGGTCGTTTCAGAGGCCTTGTTCCCGTTTGCAGACGGCTTGATCGCCGCGGCTGACGCCGGCGCCACCGCCGCGATTCAGCCGGGCGGCAGCGTGCGCGATGAAGAAGTCATCAAAGCCGCCGACGAGCGCGGCATGGCGATGGTCTTCACGAGCATTCGCCATTTCAAACATTGA
- a CDS encoding cupin domain-containing protein yields the protein MKTSDYTASSTETWLLSRKILSESGLEAGLTLIGPGVETPASDQPATQNLILFVCEGSLTATVGLSNFILRKDEALHIATGKTHSVRNHTTAPSKLLTLTLPRPRTPAPALVEFP from the coding sequence ATGAAAACCTCAGATTACACCGCGTCTTCCACTGAAACCTGGCTGCTCTCCCGCAAAATCCTCTCCGAGTCCGGACTCGAAGCGGGCCTCACCTTGATTGGTCCCGGCGTCGAAACACCCGCGTCGGATCAGCCCGCCACGCAGAACCTGATTCTGTTCGTATGTGAAGGCAGCCTGACCGCGACCGTGGGCCTCTCGAACTTCATCCTGCGCAAAGACGAAGCCCTGCATATTGCGACGGGTAAAACCCATTCAGTGCGCAACCACACGACCGCCCCGTCAAAACTCCTCACGTTGACTCTTCCGCGGCCACGCACTCCCGCGCCCGCGCTGGTCGAGTTTCCTTAA
- a CDS encoding GreA/GreB family elongation factor: protein MNSKPIYISQTDNQQIRRRIPAFADHKRFREAVANLLAELNRAVLVNDHTLSPDVVALDSVVEVADLVSGECELYTLTLPDTANAALNRISVFSPLGTALLGYASGDEFTWQMPGGLRQLRIVTVRQTTGPEPIRA from the coding sequence ATGAATTCAAAACCCATTTATATCTCACAAACCGACAATCAGCAGATCCGCCGACGCATACCGGCGTTTGCCGACCATAAACGCTTTCGCGAGGCCGTCGCAAACCTACTCGCCGAGCTCAACCGCGCCGTGCTCGTCAATGACCACACGCTCTCGCCCGACGTCGTCGCGCTCGACTCTGTGGTCGAGGTGGCCGACCTAGTCTCCGGCGAATGCGAACTCTACACGCTGACGCTGCCCGACACCGCCAACGCAGCGCTGAATCGCATCTCGGTATTCTCACCGCTGGGCACCGCGCTGCTCGGTTATGCCTCCGGTGACGAGTTCACCTGGCAGATGCCCGGCGGCCTGCGCCAACTGCGCATCGTTACCGTAAGACAGACCACCGGCCCTGAGCCGATCCGCGCATAA
- a CDS encoding HIT family protein — MTSPLPDCLYCRKDQRLTDLMIEIVPLQVSTLYLFKEQTYRGRCVVAYRDHVNELFELSDAELSLFTQDVARAARAMKTAFNPAKINYGAYSDKLPHLHMHLVPKYVDGPSWGTTFTMMPEPKQLLTDDAYAALIAELRKALA; from the coding sequence ATGACATCGCCCCTGCCCGATTGCCTGTATTGCCGCAAAGATCAGCGCCTCACCGATCTAATGATCGAAATCGTGCCGCTGCAGGTTTCGACGCTTTATCTCTTCAAGGAGCAAACCTACCGCGGCCGTTGCGTCGTCGCTTACCGCGATCACGTAAACGAACTTTTCGAGCTGTCCGACGCCGAGCTCAGCTTGTTCACGCAAGACGTGGCCCGTGCCGCGCGTGCGATGAAAACCGCCTTTAATCCGGCCAAGATCAACTACGGCGCATATTCCGATAAACTGCCGCATCTCCACATGCATCTCGTCCCTAAATACGTGGACGGCCCGTCGTGGGGCACCACGTTCACGATGATGCCCGAGCCCAAACAACTCCTAACAGACGACGCTTACGCAGCGCTGATCGCTGAACTGCGAAAAGCGCTGGCGTGA